In Stieleria varia, one genomic interval encodes:
- a CDS encoding transposase, with product MTPKPIYTPENCSSAYQLRWSLTLFPHQTLPPAELWLDRLNQAMLPDHVRVLEHTQRPNGSELLLVSTTPDVIPHAVVRAIKGRLQHLLRDERPVKWQRNFRLTSVGDASAAIVNQYVSKQLAHHPLADLETNESMREFQLRFDVDVTQVINSDQQCSWSICDGGASCVGPRRTMADCPT from the coding sequence ATGACTCCCAAACCCATCTACACGCCGGAAAACTGTTCGAGTGCGTATCAGCTGCGTTGGTCGCTGACTCTTTTTCCCCATCAAACGCTGCCGCCCGCAGAACTTTGGCTTGACCGGCTGAATCAAGCGATGTTGCCCGATCATGTTCGCGTTCTCGAACACACTCAGCGGCCAAACGGTTCAGAATTGTTGCTGGTCAGCACCACTCCCGATGTGATTCCGCACGCCGTTGTGCGCGCTATCAAAGGACGATTGCAACATCTGCTGCGCGACGAGCGTCCGGTGAAGTGGCAACGCAACTTTCGTTTGACCAGTGTGGGCGATGCATCGGCAGCGATCGTCAATCAGTACGTCTCGAAACAACTGGCGCACCATCCGTTGGCCGATCTCGAAACAAATGAATCCATGCGTGAGTTTCAGTTGCGGTTCGATGTGGACGTCACGCAAGTGATCAACAGTGATCAACAGTGCTCATGGTCAATATGCGACGGCGGTGCATCTTGTGTTGGTCCACGCCGAACGATGGCGGACTGCCCAACCTGA
- a CDS encoding sulfatase produces MSQFLATALAGCHRLFLSQSRHRTLGWSFAAIAILLAQVMHSSVANADSESRPNVVLFLADDLGWTGLRCFGSDLYETPNLDALADSGIKFTNAYSACTVCSPTRASLMTGMYPARLHLTDFIAGQNRPFAKLKIPEWTKRLEPRYVTIAEALRSAGYKTGHIGKWHLEGRGKDGQGTDPMSQGFDFTVSRPPGTKGYLLKPGTTSQAGTNYLTDWLTDHACEFINESKDDPFFLYFAYNVPHTPIQGRQDLVEYFQQKVDPDAVHTNPTYAAMVASLDQSVGRVLKTLDEKKLTDNTLVIFVSDNGGLTQRYGKHDGFTENKPLRRGKGSAYEGGVRVPAIIKWPGVTPAGTVCEQPIMTIDVYPTLLSATGTTGDAEHNRNIDGKNIVSLLRAPDSRLQRSLFWHYPHYHAGGDGPYSAIRDGRYRLIEFHEDGGTELYDLETDLGEQTDLTAELPEKSAELFGKLRQWRTNVDAQMPTANPQYNPAKATTVKN; encoded by the coding sequence ATGAGTCAATTTCTTGCCACGGCGCTCGCCGGATGTCACCGTTTGTTTCTTTCTCAATCGCGACACAGAACTCTTGGCTGGTCTTTTGCTGCAATTGCCATTCTGCTGGCTCAGGTCATGCATTCATCGGTCGCCAACGCCGATTCGGAATCTCGTCCCAATGTCGTTTTGTTTCTCGCGGATGATCTCGGCTGGACAGGGCTGCGTTGTTTTGGCAGCGATCTCTACGAGACGCCCAACCTGGATGCACTGGCGGACTCGGGGATCAAATTCACCAATGCCTATTCGGCATGCACCGTGTGCTCGCCAACGCGTGCTTCACTGATGACCGGCATGTATCCCGCACGTTTGCACCTCACAGATTTTATCGCTGGCCAGAATCGCCCCTTCGCCAAACTCAAGATCCCGGAATGGACGAAACGTTTGGAGCCTCGTTACGTCACGATCGCGGAGGCCTTGCGGTCGGCCGGTTACAAAACAGGACACATCGGCAAGTGGCACTTGGAGGGACGCGGCAAAGACGGTCAAGGGACCGATCCTATGAGCCAAGGATTCGATTTCACTGTCAGTCGTCCACCGGGCACCAAAGGCTACCTGCTCAAGCCCGGAACGACCTCCCAAGCAGGCACGAACTACTTGACCGATTGGTTGACCGACCACGCTTGTGAATTCATCAACGAATCCAAGGACGATCCGTTCTTTTTGTATTTCGCCTACAACGTTCCCCATACGCCGATCCAAGGCCGCCAGGATTTAGTCGAGTACTTTCAACAAAAGGTAGATCCCGACGCGGTCCACACCAATCCAACCTACGCCGCGATGGTCGCCAGCTTGGACCAAAGTGTCGGTCGTGTTTTGAAAACGCTTGATGAAAAAAAACTCACGGACAACACGCTGGTGATTTTTGTCTCCGATAACGGAGGACTCACCCAGCGATACGGCAAACACGACGGGTTTACCGAGAACAAACCACTGCGACGCGGAAAAGGGTCTGCGTACGAAGGCGGCGTGCGTGTTCCGGCGATCATCAAATGGCCAGGCGTCACGCCGGCAGGCACCGTGTGCGAGCAACCGATCATGACGATCGATGTTTATCCCACGCTGCTGTCCGCCACCGGAACCACCGGCGATGCCGAACACAACCGGAATATTGACGGCAAGAACATCGTCAGCCTGCTGCGTGCTCCCGACTCAAGACTGCAGCGATCGCTGTTCTGGCACTACCCCCACTATCACGCCGGCGGCGACGGTCCCTATAGCGCCATTCGCGACGGCCGATATCGTCTGATTGAATTTCACGAGGACGGCGGGACCGAACTGTACGACTTGGAGACCGACCTCGGCGAGCAAACGGATTTGACCGCGGAGTTGCCTGAGAAATCTGCTGAGTTATTTGGAAAACTCAGGCAATGGCGAACGAATGTGGATGCGCAAATGCCCACGGCCAACCCTCAATACAACCCAGCCAAAGCCACCACGGTCAAGAATTAG
- a CDS encoding transposase — translation MLVHAERWRTAQPDFLRVTRDAILGAARKKHHRVARLALLPDHVHFTLAMDYESSPEQIALSYMNNVAFRHGMLHLWMNSFYVGTIGRYDMDAVRRSVRDNV, via the coding sequence GTGTTGGTCCACGCCGAACGATGGCGGACTGCCCAACCTGATTTTCTACGCGTCACACGGGACGCGATACTTGGTGCGGCCAGAAAGAAGCATCATCGAGTTGCTCGGCTGGCGTTACTGCCCGATCACGTGCACTTCACACTGGCGATGGACTATGAGAGTTCGCCAGAACAAATCGCACTGTCGTACATGAACAACGTTGCGTTTCGACATGGAATGCTGCATCTGTGGATGAACAGCTTTTATGTGGGGACGATCGGCAGATACGACATGGACGCCGTGAGGCGAAGCGTACGGGATAACGTGTGA